The Paenibacillus sp. RC334 nucleotide sequence GGCGTTGATTTTCCCTGCGTTCCCGGTACGCGACTTTTCTCGGCATACGCCTAGTTATAACTTGATCTGTAAAAACCACAAAAAGATTTGTTTTTGGGACATTCCATCGAAAGCTAATATGTCTTTCAGTATCAAAGAGAATGGATCTTAACTGTTCTTCTAATCGGTATTGATCAGTGATCTCTCATTTCTTCCCAGCCAAGCGAAATTGAAACGTTAGTATTGCTTACGTAACATTATCCCTTAAGAATACCGAAGGCTAGCATGTGGTAAACCAGAAGCCAGGCTTTTATTATGAATCGAGGGCAGGCCGAATCCCTAAGGAGCCAGCCATGATCCAATATCAACTCCAATGTGCTGCATTATCATTATATCAAATTCAATCTTCCTCGTCAGTATCTCCATCATTTCTTCCTTGGTCGTCATAGCCTTTCAACTTTTGTCCAATTACATCATTTCGCACTTGTTCACGGATGGTGTTCCAGTCGGATGCAGGTAAATTTGTTTTAAAAACCCCGAAAGATGCACCAACAGTATTGGGAGTAGATGCGTTGGTAATAGGTGGTCTAGGTATGTTGCGGTTTTTCGTCGATTCTACGATCTACTTGAATTTTTTGATTTCATACCATCGAGCCAGCTGCAAGCGCGACGGGTGCAGGCCACGACCGAAGCTTCATCGTCTCGGCGTTCAAACCGTCCAGGCGTGAGCTGCGCAGCGCCTTAGCCCGACCCTCACGCCCGATCAGGTGCGCAAGCAGGAGTGCCATGGCCCGTCAGCTCCCCGAGTAGGACGTCAGACAGACCCACAAGCGCGCACACGCCAGATGATCGGCAAGCGTCTGTCTACCGGCGTCGCCCTCGCTTCAATCAAACTGTGGCTGCCCTTTGTCCACGAGGCAGGATTGCATCGGAATTTGCGATCACGATTCATCAGTCGAGCTTGACCAAATCCTTAAAGATCAGTTGACCCCAGCTATTTCCTCGCGCCTGCACAAGCAGTCCGCCTTCCGAAAGCCCGCCAAGTTTGATCGGCGCGAAACCGAGATTTTCCGCAAGCGCACCAATCTCCGCTGCTGCGCCGTCATCGTCGCTCGCCAGGAACACGACTCTCCTGCCACCATGAACGGCCGGATCTTGGTCAAGGACGGCAGCCACCAAATGGTTGAAGCCCTTGACCAATCGTCCACCAGTGAAGGCCTGCGCGACGAACTTGGAAGAAGGCTGTCCTCCCAGTTCCTCAGGGGGCACACCGTAGGCATTGGTCACATCGACGATGGTCTTCCCCTGCCAGGTGGGGAGCGCCTTCGCGACATCCGGGTGCG carries:
- a CDS encoding NADPH-dependent F420 reductase, translated to MSYAIIGFGKIGQALAKAFARSGIEVSVATTRDPESFASAAAAIGPEIIPKKLADAVKADIIFLAVRFESHPDVAKALPTWQGKTIVDVTNAYGVPPEELGGQPSSKFVAQAFTGGRLVKGFNHLVAAVLDQDPAVHGGRRVVFLASDDDGAAAEIGALAENLGFAPIKLGGLSEGGLLVQARGNSWGQLIFKDLVKLD